AAGCGCGTGAATCGTTCAACCAACGGTTTTGGTGCGCGGAACGGAACCATCTTTACGATGTCATTGACGGCGAGCAGGGGAATGATCCCGCATGCCGGCCGAATCAGCTGCTCGCGTTTTCGCTGACTCACGCCGTCCTGGAACAGTCACGCTGGAAGGCCGTTCTGGAAGCCGTTGAACGAAATCTTGTCACGCCAGTGGGCCTTCGCTCGCTAAGCTCCGACCACCCCGATTACAAATCGAAATACTTTGGCGATCTGCGGGCACGCGATGCAGCTTACCACCAGGGGACCGTCTGGGCATGGCTGATTGGACCCTTCATTGACGCCTGGTTGAAAGTGCACCCGGACGATCGCCGCGGAGCGCGTGAGTTCCTGAAGGGTTTTGCCGCGCATTTGAATGCGGGGTGCGTCGGATCCATCAACGAAGTGTTTGACGCCGAAGAGCCGTTTACGCCCCGCGGATGCATCGCGCAGGCGTGGAGCGTGGCGGAAGTATTGCGATGCTGGGTGAAAACATCGGACCCAGGCGAGGCAGTTACAAAATGACCAGGAAGGTGTCAAAAGTCCCGGATTGCTGATGCAGCAGAGATCATAGAAGGCCGCAGCTTACACGTCGGCCGATTCGAGCAGCGCAACGGGGAAACGCCGCAGCACGGCGCTAATCGCGAGAGCTTTCTCCGCGTTCAACACCTCTCCAGTGAACACGTTGCGATAGCGGAGATTCAGATCGCCCGGCAACGTGAGGAAAGTGTCCTGCCAGAGGTCTCCCAACGGAGGGACTTCGCGGCCAGCTGTAAGTTTCGCAACAAGGCGAGGAACCACTGCGATGAGACTCCGTCTGCCGTGCCTGCGGGCGAAGGCGCATACATGGCCTTCGAGCGGTCCAACACCTTTCAGCGGAACGTATGAACCCTGCGCGAACAGCTCGCGTGCGCGTTGACGCAGATCCAATGCACGCCAGGTCACAAAGAGCTTGGCTCGAGCCGACGCATCAACTTCCGGGATTGTCGCCCCGTCTCTGAACGATTGTCTCAAGTCCCCCAGTAATCGTTGACGAAGGTCGAAGTCAACGGCCCGGCGATTATCCGGATCGACGAAACTGAAATCCCAAAGTTCAGTTCCCTGGTAAATATCCGGCACTCCAGGCGAGGCGAGTTTCAAGACAGTTTGACTGAGGGAATTGACCCTCCCGAAAAATGCGACCCGCGCAGCAAACTCCCGAAGCTCCAACAGAAACACGTTATCCGCAGACTTCGAGAGAATGGCATTAATGAATGCCTCGACGGCAGTTTCGTAATCGATGTTCGGCTCGAGCCAATTCGTATTCGTCTTGGCCTCACGAAGTGCTTTGAGGGCGAAGGCCTTCGTGCGATCGCGAAACGAATCGAGCTCACATTCTTCTTCGGGAAACGCCCCAACAAGGCTTTGCAGGAGCAGATATTCATCATTGGCAGATGGCGCAGGTTGGTCGCCGACGCGCTGCTTCCACCTCCAATTCAGCTTGCGCCAGCGAAGTGCGATTTCAGCCCACTCGTCCGTGAGTTCCGACAAAATATTGATGCGCGCGCGCGCGTCCTCGCCCCGTTTTGTATCGTGCGTGGAAGTTGCCAGCAACGTATGCGGCCAGTGTTCCGCGGCATGGCGGTTCGCTTCGTGAAATGCGTCGACGCTGCAGCCGAAACGGCCAGGTTCGCCGCCGACTTCGTTCAACGAAATCAAACGGTTGAAGTTATAGAAGGCAGTATCCTCGAGGCCCTTCGCCATCACGGGTCCAGTGAGTTGTTGGAAACGCAGAATGAATTCCCAGGCTGATTCCTGTGCAGCCGAATCCGTCGACGGCAACAATTCAAGGGTGAGCAACCCCTCCAGAAAGCCGAGAACATCAGCGCTGGGTCCGCTGCGCTGCTGACGGGCTTCGTCAAATGCGGCACGAATGACAGCAAGGTCTTGCGGTCCAGGCGCAGAGTCGCCCTTGGTTAAATACGTGCGGTACACGGGAAATGCGGCGATCATCTCGTTCAGCACGGAACGGCATTGCTTGAGCGTCAAATCCCGTCCGCCGCGGCTGACACTGGCGACGGCGTGGAGGCGTCGTGCAAGAGATT
The nucleotide sequence above comes from Verrucomicrobiia bacterium. Encoded proteins:
- the treY gene encoding malto-oligosyltrehalose synthase, with the protein product MNTAPRPSTISKVPSATYRLQFNREFTLESATAILTYLRELGISDIYASPLFQAGPESTHGYDVCCFTAINASVGTEEQFGDFTRARKANGLGMVLDMVPNHMGAALSNGWWLDVLENGHESRYAAFFDIDWNPPNRSLRNKVLLPVLGDHYGKVLERGELQLKGNNGRISLAYFEHEFPIRKSTIPPKLAAAIQAGDVAAVNALLRELNGQPDRPKSFDDLHHILDQQAYRLAFWRVGSEEINYRRFFDVTQLVGLRMEELEVFAATHEVVFRWLREGAITGLRIDHPDGLRDPREYFRRLQTGNAECHGSEGGPLYVVAEKILSGDERLPKDWPVAGTTGYDFLNRLNGVFVDASNEARMTELYENFCSGQDSAVLTDFPALVRRSKKQILELSLTSEWESLARRLHAVASVSRGGRDLTLKQCRSVLNEMIAAFPVYRTYLTKGDSAPGPQDLAVIRAAFDEARQQRSGPSADVLGFLEGLLTLELLPSTDSAAQESAWEFILRFQQLTGPVMAKGLEDTAFYNFNRLISLNEVGGEPGRFGCSVDAFHEANRHAAEHWPHTLLATSTHDTKRGEDARARINILSELTDEWAEIALRWRKLNWRWKQRVGDQPAPSANDEYLLLQSLVGAFPEEECELDSFRDRTKAFALKALREAKTNTNWLEPNIDYETAVEAFINAILSKSADNVFLLELREFAARVAFFGRVNSLSQTVLKLASPGVPDIYQGTELWDFSFVDPDNRRAVDFDLRQRLLGDLRQSFRDGATIPEVDASARAKLFVTWRALDLRQRARELFAQGSYVPLKGVGPLEGHVCAFARRHGRRSLIAVVPRLVAKLTAGREVPPLGDLWQDTFLTLPGDLNLRYRNVFTGEVLNAEKALAISAVLRRFPVALLESADV